The following are encoded together in the Cicer arietinum cultivar CDC Frontier isolate Library 1 chromosome 2, Cicar.CDCFrontier_v2.0, whole genome shotgun sequence genome:
- the LOC101515396 gene encoding fimbrin-5 gives MSSFVGVLVSDQWLQSQFTQVELRTLKSKYVSERTQSGRITVGDLPSIFKKLKAFSELFTEDEIKAALAESYQNMDDDIDFESFLRAHLNLQTRATAKDGGSKSSSSFLKTATTTVHHAINESEKASYVAHINGYLAEDKFLQQFLPIDPATDALFDLAKDGVLLCKLINIAVPGTIDERAINTKRVLNPWERNENHTLGLNSAKAIGCTVVNIGTQDMVEGRPHLVLGLISQIIKIQLLADLNLKKTPQLLELVEDDKDVEELISLPPDKVLLKWMNFHLKKAGYEKQVTNFSSDVKDGEAYAYLLNALAPETAGPYALAISDPTERANMVLEQAERLDCKRYLTPKDIVEGSPNLNLAFVAQIFQHRNGLTVDTQKMSFAEMMTDDAETSREERCFRLWINSLGITTYVNNVFEDVRNGWVLLEVLDKVSSGSVNWKQATKPPIKMPFRKVENCNQVIKIGKDLNFSLVNVAGNDIVQGNKKLLLAFLWQLMRFTMLQLLRNLRSRSQGKEITDADILNWANNKVKKSGRTSEMESFKDKNLSNGIFFLELLSAVEPRVVNWSLVTKGETDEDKKLNSTYIISVARKLGCSIFLLPEDIIEVNQKMILTLTASIMYWSLQHSEESVTPVASPVASVDGEPETDLVSEVSNLAIDDNNNASENTSSP, from the exons ATGTCTAGTTTTGTGGGGGTCCTTGTTTCTGATCAATGGCTTCAGAGCCAGTTCACCCAAGTCGAACTTCGAACCCTCAAATCAAAA TATGTATCTGAAAGGACTCAATCGGGTCGCATTACTGTCGGAGATTTGCCTTCCATTTTCAAGAAATTAAAGGCTTTTTCTGAGCTGTTTACAGAGGATGAGATTAAGGCTGCATTGGCCGAGTCATATCAGAACATGGATGATGACATTGACTTTGAGTCCTTCCTTAGG GCACATTTGAATTTGCAAACTCGAGCTACAGCAAAAGACGGAGGTTCAAAAagttcttcttcatttttgaaGACAGCCACAACAACCGTTCATCATGCAATTAATGAATCCGAGAAGGCTTCTTATGTTGCACATATTAACGGTTACTTGGCTGAAGATAAATTCTTGCAACAGTTTCTACCAATTGATCCGGCTACAGATGCGTTGTTTGATCTTGCTAAAGATGGTGTCCTACTCTG CAAGCTTATTAATATCGCTGTTCCCGGGACCATAGATGAGCGAGCTATTAACACAAAACGGGTTCTTAATCCATGGGAGAGGAATGAAAATCACACTCTTGGCCTCAATTCAGCAAAGGCTATTGGGTGCACAGTGGTTAATATTGGTACACAAGATATGGTTGAAGGAAGA CCGCATTTGGTACTTGGTCTGATTTCACAAATAATCAAG ATTCAATTGTTAGCTGATCTCAATCTGAAGAAAACTCCTCAACTTTTGGAATTAGTGGAAGATGATAAG GACGTGGAGGAGCTTATCAGTTTACCACCTGACAAGGTTTTATTGAAATGGATGAATTTCCACTTGAAGAAAGCTGGATATGAGAAGCAGGTTACAAATTTTTCTTCAGATGTAAAG GATGGAGAGGCGTATGCTTACTTGCTTAATGCTCTTGCTCCAGAAACTGCAGGCCCATATGCCTTGGCCATAAGTGATCCAACAGAAAGAGCAAATATGGTTCTTGAGCAGGCAGAGAGATTGGATTGCAAGAGATACCTCACTCCAAAGGACATAGTGGAGGGGTCGCCTAACCTTAATCTTGCATTTGTTGCTCAAATATTCCAGCATAG GAATGGCCTTACAGTTGACACGCAGAAAATGTCCTTTGCTGAGATGATGACTGACGATGCAGAAACATCCCGAGAAGAAAGATGCTTCAGACTCTGGATTAACAGTCTTGGAATTACTACTTACGTCAATAATGTTTTTGAGGATGTCAGAAATGG ATGGGTTCTATTAGAAGTTCTTGATAAGGTTTCATCTGGATCTGTCAATTGGAAGCAGGCGACAAAGCCTCCTATAAAGATGCCATTTCGAAAAGTGGAGAATTGTAACCAAGTTATAAAAATCGGAAAGGACCTTAACTTTTCCTTAGTGAATGTTGCTGGTAACGATATTGTACAAGGGAATAAGAAGCTCTTACTAG CATTTTTGTGGCAGCTTATGAGATTTACAATGCTTCAACTTCTGAGAAATTTGAGATCACGCTCCCAAGGTAAGGAGATTACTGATGCTGATATACTAAACTGGGCTAACAACAAAGTGAAGAAATCCGGAAGAACATCTGAAATGGAAAGTTTCAAG gACAAGAATCTTTCCAACGGTATTTTCTTCCTTGAGCTTTTGAGTGCTGTGGAGCCAAGGGTGGTCAACTGGAGTCTAGTTACTAAAGGGGAGACTG ATGAAGACAAGAAGTTGAATTCTACATATATAATCAGTGTCGCACGAAAACTTGGATGTTCCATTTTCCTGTTACCTGAGGACATAATAGAG GTCAACCAGAAGATGATACTTACTTTAACTGCTAGCATCATGTACTGGAGTCTGCAGCATTCTGAAGAAAGCGTCACCCCAGTAGCATCGCCTGTAGCTTCAGTAGATGGTGAACCAGAAACAGATTTAGTTAGTGAGGTATCAAATTTGGCcattgatgataataataatgctTCAGAGAATACCAGCTCTCCTTAA
- the LOC101515731 gene encoding uncharacterized protein encodes MYGTKSKIDLAFEYQSQAAILRPSIHSRRANLTVKFQDLYGFTVEGNVDDVNVLNDVREKVRQQGRVWWALEASKGANWYLHTTIGQGSALTSSLKFSALANAITLKKLIRKGIPPVLRPKVWFSLSGAAKKKSTVPESYYDDLTKAVEGMITPATRQIDHDLPRTFPGHAWLDTPEGHAALRRVLVAYSFRDSDVGYCQGLNYVAALLLLVMKTEEDAFWMLAVLLENVLVSDCYTNNLSGCHVEQRVFKDLLSKKCPRIATHLEALEFDVSLVTTEWFLCLFSKSLPSETTLRVWDVIFYEGAKVIFNVALAIFKMKEDQILLTHHVGEVINVLHMTTHHLFDPDDLLTVAFDKIGSMTTNTISKQRKKQEPEVMKELDQRIRRLNSLKMDDK; translated from the exons ATGTATGGAACCAAAAGCAAAATTGACCTTGCATTTGAATACCAATCTCAAGCTGCAATTTTGAGGCCTAGCATCCATTCTAGAAGAGCAAATCTGACTGTAAAATTTCAAGACCTTTATGGATTCACGGTGGAAGGGAATGTTGATGATGTGAATGTGTTGAATGATGTAAGGGAAAAGGTGAGACAACAAGGTAGAGTTTGGTGGGCATTGGAAGCTAGCAAAGGTGCAAATTGGTATCTTCATACAACCATAGGACAAGGGAGTGCACTTACATCTTCATTGAAATTTTCAGCATTGGCTAATGCTATTACTTTGAAGAAGTTGATAAGGAAAGGGATACCACCTGTTCTTAGGCctaaggtttggttttctttgtcTGGTGCTGCAAAGAAAAAGTCCACTGTTCCTGAGAGTTATTATGATGATTTGACTAAAGCTGTGGAGGGGATGATTACACCTGCTACTAGACAGATAGATCAT GACTTACCAAGAACCTTCCCCGGTCACGCGTGGCTGGACACTCCTGAAGGACACGCTGCTCTTAGGCGTGTTCTTGTTGCTTATTCTTTCCGTGATTCTGATGTTGGATATTGTCAG GGTTTAAACTATGTTGCGGCATTGTTGTTACTGGTGATGAAAACCGAAGAAGATGCATTTTGGATGCTTGCTGTCTTGTTGGAAAATGTCCTGGTTAGCGACTGTTACACAAACAACTTATCAGGATGCCATGTCGAACAAAGAGTGTTTAAAGATTTACTCAGTAAAAAGTGCCCAAG AATTGCAACACATTTGGAAGCTTTGGAATTTGATGTTTCTCTTGTTACCACCGAGTGGTTCCTTTGCTTGTTTTCAAAGAGCCTGCCTTCTGAG ACAACGCTACGAGTATGGGATGTTATTTTCTACGAGGGAGCTAAGGTTATATTTAATGTGGCCTTGGCAATTTTCAAG ATGAAAGAAGATCAAATTCTTCTAACTCATCATGTTGGGGAAGTAATCAATGTCCTGCATATGACAACTCATCACCTATTTGATCCAGATGATTTACTAACA GTGGCATTCGATAAGATAGGTTCGATGACGACTAATACAATATCGAAACAAAGGAAGAAACAAGAACCTGAAGTCATGAAGGAGCTTGATCAAAGGATAAGAAGGCTAAATTCCCTTAAAATGGATGACAAATAA